In the genome of Streptomyces sp. P3, the window CCGCGGACAGCGTGTCGAAGACCGCCTGCGCCCAGGGGCCCATCTTGTCGGCCTCGGACCCGGGCAGATAGCCCAGCTCCTGTCCGCCCACCGCGTACAGCGGCCGGAAGACCATCACCTTCTGGTGCTGACGGCGCTCCAGGACCGCCTCGAGGCCCGCGCAGAGCGCGAGCGCGGACTTGCCGGTGCCGGCCCGGCCGCCCATGGACAGGATCCCGACGTCCGGGTCGAGCAGCAGATCGAGCGCGATGCGCTGTTCGGCGCTGCGGCCCTTGATGCCGAAGGCCTCGCGGTCGCCGCGCACGAGGCGGACGTCGCCGTCGGCGGTGACCCGGCCCAGCGCCTTGCCCCGCTCCGACTGGATGGTCAGACCGGTGTGCACGGGCAGACCCGCGACCTCGGGCACGTGGATGTGCCCCACCTCGAAGAGGATGTCCACCTGCTCCCCGGACAGGGTCAGTTCGGACATTCCGGTCCAACCGGAGGACCCCGTGATGGCGAGTTCGGCGCGGTACTCCTCGGCGAGGAGACCGACCGAGGACGCCTTGATCCTGAGCGGCAGGTCCTTCGACACGACGGTGACGTCGAATCCCTCGGCCTGCAGGTTGCGGGCGACCGCGAGGATGCGGGAGTCGTTGTCCCCCAGGCGGTAGCCGGTCGGCAGCACACTGGGGTCCGAGTGGTTGAGCTCGACACGGACGGTGCCGCCGAGTTCCCCGATCGGGATGGGGGCGTCGAGGCGACCGAACTTCACCCGGTAGTCGTCCAGCAGGCGCAGCGCCTGCCGGGCGAAGTAGCCGAGTTCCGGATGGTGCCGCTTGGCCTCCAGCTCCGTGACCACGACGATGGGGAGCACGACTTCGTGCTCGTCGAAACGGGTCAGGGCGTTCGGGTCGGCCAGCAGGACGCTGGTGTCGAGAACATAGGTGCGCCGGTCTGGCATACGGCGCTTTGTGCTGGTCACCACGGAAGGACGTACCCCCTCGGATGAGGTCGGGGAGCGACGGAGCGGAGCTGGACCGGTCGTCGGCCGCTGTGCACGGGCCGAGAACCGGCCCCCCGCTGCTTCTTCCGTGCCGTGACCGCACGGTCGGGCTGGTGCAAAGGGCCTCCCGGGCGGACGGCCCCGTGCCGTCCGCTGAGATCCGACACCCGTGGTTCGGGTGTCGACCTGCTTGGCTTATGCCCTCGAAAACGCGCCGTCATGCCACGGCATATGACGGCGCGCCGGTGAACTCCTCGTTACTTCCGCCCCGGAAAGGGGTAGATGAGCGGCCCCTGAGGGGCGCACGCGTCCTGCGGTTCAGCCGCCGTAGCGACGGTGGCGGGCCGCGTAGTCGCGCAGGGCGCGCAGGAAGTCCACCTTGCGGAAGGCCGGCCAGAAGACCTCGCAGAAGTAGTACTCCGCATGGGCCGTCTGCCACAGCATGAATCCGGACAGCCGCTGCTCGCCGCTGGTGCGGATCACGAGGTCGGGGTCGGGCTGGGCGCCGGTGTAGAGGTGGCGGCTGATCAGGTCCACGCTGACGGAGTCGGCGAGTTCCTCCATCGAGGTGCCCCGGTCCGCCGCGTCCACGATCATCGAGCGCACGGCGTCGGCGATCTCCTGGCGGCCGCCGTAGCCGATGGCGACGTTGACCAGTATCCCGTCGACGTGGGCGGTGGAGTCCTCGGCCTCCTTCAGTGCGGTCTGCACATGGGAGGGGAGGATGTCGGGTGTGCCGACGTGGTGGACACGCCAGCGGCCGTCGGCGGCGAGTGTGCGCACGACGTCCTCGATGATGCCGAGGAGCGGGACGAGTTCTTCCTGGGGGCGGTCGAGGTTGTCCGTCGACAGCAGCCAGAGGGTGACGACTTCGACGTCCGTCTCGGTGCACCAGCCGAGGAACTCCTCGATCTTGTCCGCACCGGCCCGGTGGCCGTGCTCGGTCGTGGAACCGGAGGCCTTCGCCCAGCGTCGGTTGCCGTCCATGATGACGCCGATGTGCTTGGGCACCTGAGCGTGGTCCAGGTGGCCTTCCACCCGGCGTGCGTACAGCCTGACCAGAAGGCCGCGCAGCTTGTCGCGCAGGTTCACGTGATTGTCAGCCCCTCCGAACGGTGCGGTCCCCGCGGGGCGCAGCCTACCCCTGTGCGGACTTGGGCAAAAAAACGGGCCGGTCCGTGGGGGGGGAGACGGACCGGCCCGAGGGGGGGTTTCCACCATAACCCTTCGTGAGTGCTGCTGCGCGCATCGGCGCACCACAACTACTCTCCGCAGTCGTGCGGCGACGCGGTGGTGACCGTTTCCGCCGTCGATCATGGGCGACTCATGGCCGGAATGGAGCGGATTCCCAGGGAAATTCGGCCGTTCACCGATGGAAGTCGGGGTTCCGGGGCGGATTCAACACGTCCGGACATCCGCCCACACATCCCCCCGACGGGTTAACCCCGAGGCGAACCCCATCTTGACGCGGGCGTCACCGCGCAGCCCCCTCCGCTGCGCGGTGACGTCCACGCAGCTTTGCTCACGCGAATTGCCTCCGCTAGAACTTACGCGAGGGCGACGACGGACCGGAACCGATCGCGATAACGATGTGGAAACTCCGTGAAGGCCATGGCCGGGCCCGAACGCCCCGCAACGACGATTCCCGGCCGACGCGACCACGCGCGTGCCGACGGCCGGGTGGCGGGCCTGCGGGCCCGCGGGTCTGCGGGCCCGGCGGCGGGCCCACGAGCGGGTGACGGCGGCGGGGCCATGGGCGAGGGCGACGACGGCGGGGCCACGGGCGAGTGGCAGCAGCGAGCCCGCACCCGAGTCGTGGGCCTGCGCCCGGATGACGGGCCTACGGTCGGCGGGCCTCGACGAGGTGGCGGGTGCTGTGCGCCACGAAGGAGCCGTCGGCCACGATCTGCTCGTGCAGTTCGCGGAGCCGGGGCCGGTAGGCCGCCACCGTGAAGCCCGGGACCATCCACACGACCTTGCGCAGGAAGTGCACGACGGCCGCGATGTCGTGGAACTCGACGCGCAGCCGTTCCGCCCGCACGTCGACGATCTCCAGGCCCGCCGCCTCCGCGTCGGCACGCTCACGGTCGGGGTGGCGGTTGCTGCTCACGGCCTCCGGCTGCGGCCCGAGGAAGTACTCGACGAGCTCGAAGACGCTGCGGGGGCCCACGTGTTGGGCGAAGTAGGTCCCGCCGGGCCGCAGCACGCGGACGATCTCGTGCCAGGCGGGCCGCACCGGGTGCCTGCTGCTGACGAGGTCGAAGGCGGCGTCCGCGAAGGGCAGCGGGGCGTCCTCCGGGCACGCGACGACCGCGATACCGCGCGGCCTCAGCAGCGCTGTGGCCTTGGCGGCGTTCGCCGGCCACCCCTCGGTCGCGACGGTGAGGACGGGGGCGTCGGGCGCGGCCCGCTCCAGAGCGAAGTCCAGCACCTCCCCGCCCCCCGTCTGCACGTCGAGCGCGGCGTGCGCGCCCGCCAGCCGCCCGGCCAGCGACAGCGCGTACCCCCAGGAGGGCCGCGCCTCGGTCGCCCGCCCCTCGAACCAGGAGAAGTCCCAGCCCTCGGTGGGGACGGCGGCCCCCTCGGCCACCAAATCCTCGAAGGCGGTATCGCCGTCCGGGCCGTCGCGCTTGTCGTCCTTCATGAAGGGATCGTCGCAGAGAGCCGGGTCGAGCGCCGGTGAGTTTCCCGCGCGGCCCGGACGCCCACCCGGCCACTCATCTCCCTCGTCTCCCCCTTCGCCTTCGTCTCCCCCTTCTCCTTCGTCTCCCCCTTCTCCTTCGTCTCCCCCTTCTCCTTCCTTTCCCATATCTGCCTCATCCGTCGGCGGCCCGCCTGGTTTCGTCCACCTCGACCGTGACCCGCGCGCCCGCCTGGACGCCCCACCCCGCCATGGCCCCGGCCGCCGCCTCCAGCACGTGCCGGGCGCGCAGCCGCGGCAGGCCCAGGCGGCCGGGGCGCATGGTGCGGACGGCGAGGACGGTGAGGTCGCCGGTCAGGTAGGCCACGTCGATGGGGATGCGCATGCGGAACGTGTGGATGCCGGAGGCCGGGGAGAGCAGCAGCGCGCCGTCGACGGCGTCCCGCCCCAGCAGGCCCCTGGTGCGCGCCCGGTAGGAGGCGGCGACCTCCAGCGGGACGACCGCGGCGGCCCCGCCGCCCCCGTGCACCGTCAACCGGCCCCGCCCGTCGTGCCAGCGCCTCATGTCCCACCTTTCGCGTCCCCCAGGGCCTACCCTTCCGACCGTCCGCCGAGTCCGTCCGTGGTCCAGCGAGGTGCGTGATGCGCAAGATCGTCCTGATGATGTCGGTGTCCCTCGACGGGTACATCGAAGGCCCCGGCCACGACATCTCCTGGCATCGCGTCGACGAGGAACTCCACCGGCACATGAACGACGTCGTCCGCGGGCTGGGCGGCCTGCTCTCCGGGCGGATCACCCACGAGCTCATGGCCGGCTTCTGGCCCACCTTCGACTCCGGCCCCGACGTCGATCCCGACGGGGCCATGGCCGAGTTCGCCGGCATCTGGCGGGAGATCCCGAAGTACGTGTACTCCCGGACCCTGCAGCACGCCGACTGGAACACGGTGATCGTGCGGGAGGTCGTGCCCGACGAGGTCCGCGCCCTCTCCCGGCAGCCGGGCGGGGACCTGGGGCTCGGCGGGGCCGACCTCGCCGCGGCCTTCCTGGACCACGACCTCGTCGACGAGATCCGCCTGTATGTGCACCCCGTGCTCATCGGACGCGGCAAACCCCTGTTCCCCCACCGCGACGCCCTGACGCCCCTCACCCTGGTCGAGTCCCACACGTTCGGCAACGGAGTCGTCCTGCTGCACTACCAGCGGGCAAGTGAAGAGGGCGAGCAGACGGACGGGGAAACACCGCCCGCATGACGCCGAACGCTGCTTTCCACTCCCGGCCGTGACGGCCCGTCGGCGCGCTCCGACGGGCCGCCGCGCTCACTCAGGCTTTGCCGCTCGGCGGGTGGGTGTACGCAAGAGGGACGGAAAGGACGTCGGGCTCCGGCGGGTAGTGCGCGGCGCACGTCCGGCACGCGTAGACCACGAAACCGGGCCCCGAGTTCTGGTGGACGATTCCGACCACGACCGGCGTATCGGTGGTCACCTCGCAGCGCACGCACATCCGCACCGGCGGGCGGGGAGTCCAGTCCCCCGCCCCGATCACGCGGCCCGCTCGGTGCCGATGACGTGCTGGTCGAGGTCGATTCCGAAGTCCGCCGCCAGGACCAGCGCGGCACGACGCCGCGACTGGCGCGCCTGCTCGCGCTCCAGGCCCGCACGAGCCCGCTGCGCCGCAAGCAGGTACGGGCGGACGGGAACGGTGGCGGCGCCGTCAAGGGGCTCGGCCAGCCCGTACGGCGACCTGGGCACCGGAAGCCGAGCGGCTGCCGGGCAGCAGGGCCGCGCCGCGATGCGGGCGGGGTCGGCAACGGGCGGGCGCGCGCCTGCTCGACGCCGGCCGGTACCGGGCGCGCACACGCCCAGGATCCAGCGCAACAGCGCGTGGATAATGCTCACTGTCATCAGCTCCTCAGAGGCTGGTGGCCATGCCCCCGGACCGGTCGCACGGTCGCGGGGGTCTTCGTGTATCGCCAGGCTAGCGCAACCTGGTCATGCCCTGCCATGGCATGACACGAAAGAGCTTCGCCTTCCGTGGCCATTTACGGTCAATCCATGGTGGACATCCCGGAGGGCTACGGCCCGGACGACGAACTGGATTCGGAAGCGGCGGACCCGCTGTATCTGCAACTCGCTGCCGTGCTGATCTCCCGGATCGAGAGCGGCACATATCCGCTGGGCCGCGCCGTGCCCGGCGTCGACCGGCTGATGCAGGAGTTCGGCATCGCCAGGGGCACAGCGCGCAAGACGCTGGTCCTGCTGGCCGAACTGCGGTACGTGCGAACGGTTGTCGGCAAGGGGTCGTTCGTCATCGAACGCGAACCCGGGGAACCGCCCGCCCCTCGCACGCAGGAGAAGGACCAGCCTGACGACTGACGGCCGAGGACCGTACGTCGCCGCAAGAGTGACGCCACCCTGCACCGAGCAAGGGCTTCTGCCGGTCAGTTCGCCGTGCGGGGGAACGTGACCTCCACTCGGCGGTTCTTCTTGCGGCCGGCCTCGGTCGAGTTGTCGGAGATCGGGTACTGCTCGCCGTAGCCGCGCACTTCGAAGGTGATCTTCGGGTCGTTCAACTCGCCTGCGAGTTCCGCCTGGACGGCGTCCGCCCGCTGCTTCGACAGGACGTCGCCGTGTGCGGAGGAACCCAGGTTGTCGGTGAACCCGAAGACGCGCACCAGAGTGGTGTTCTGCTTCTTGATCTCGGCGGCGATCGTGGTGATGCGTGCCTTCGCCTCCGCACCGAGCTTCGCGCTGTCCTTGCCGAAGAGGACTTCCGCCTGGAGCGCGAACGTCACGTCGGCGTTGGTGTCCTCCCGGCGTTCGTCACCCGTCTCGTCCTCGACGACCTGCTTGATGTCGAGCACCTTGGGCTCGGCGAGCGTGCCGCCCTCGGGGAGTTTGAGATCGGGGTCGTTGCGGTCGACCTCCACGGGGGCGGACGCGGTGGGTTCGGTGCCCGGGGGGACGCTGGGGGTGTCGGCCTGTGCGGGAGCGGGGGCGACGAGCACGGCGGCGACAGCGAGGACGGCGAGGGTGAGACGGGACGGGAGGGGGCGGGTGCCGGTGCGGGGCATGGGGGGCCTCACCCGGAGATGGTGATGGAGGCCGAGGCGAACGTCGGCAGCTGGAACATGACGTCGGCGGTTCCCTCGGGGGGCGCGGGGAACTGCATGAAGACGGAGAGGCTGTCCCCGGCCCTGATCGTCGAGAATCCGGAGGTCGTCAAGGGCCGCCCGTCCGTGTCACGAAGGACGTAATACCGTTTCTTGCCCTTGGGGTCGACGAGAGTGGCTCCGCCGAGCGACCGGCCGTTGCGGATGATCTCGGTTTCGTTGCCGCTCAGCGCGGACGGGATCACGACGCTCTTCGCGCCGTCGTTCTTCAACGAGCCGTTCAGAGTGACGAATCCGCCGGAATCCCGCTCGGCGGAAGTGATGTCGAGGAGCAGTCCGTTCGATCCCTTCATCTCCGCCAGAGGCGTCTCCGCCTTCCCTTCCTGGGCACTCGGCTTGGAGTCACCCGCGCGGGAGGGCGACGAGGAACTCTCGGGCCGCTTGTCGTCGCCGCCACCGCCGCAACCAGCGGCTCCGAGTGCGAGACCGGCCGCCACGGTCACCGCGACCATCCCCTTGCCGGCCTTCGTCGTGAACCGCATGCCCATGTCTGTGCTTCCTTCGTCGCTCGGCGTTCGCTTGTCAGTCGACCAGATGGACACGGAAGAGGTCCTGAGCTTTCGGCAGGTCCGCGGGGTGATCCGGATCCGGCGTCCAGTTCCCGTCGTCGCAGCTGAGTGGTGGCAGCACGTCGTCCTCCGCGTCCTCGCCGGGCAGTTCGAAGGTGCAGAGGGGATCGATCTCGGCGGACGCGGTGGCCTTGGACCGCACGTTCTCCGTACCGGGCACGATGGAGTCTCCGACGGTCTTGTCGGTCCGCACGCCGACGGTGAACCTCAGTCCGTCCTGCTGACAGCTGCTCACGCCGGCATCGTTCTGGGCCGCCAGGTCGTAGGCCCGCCAGCACGAAGGGGTGAGCCCTGCGGCGATGCCGTGGAAGATGTCCGACCACTTCGTCGGATCCTTGAGGTTCAGGAGCCACAGTTCGGCAAGTTGGTCCCTGGTGTCCTGGGCAGCCGCGAGCGCCGCCGCGTCGGCCGCCGTCTGCGCACCGTTGCGGTTCGCCGCGGCCTGGCCGACCGCGAGGTAGGCGAACGCGAGAAAGAGCAGGCCCGCCACCACCGTGATGTAGATGGGGAAAGCCTGCCCTGCGTCACCGCGCCTGCGCGGCGGCCTCAACCGCCGGTGACCTCGGCGATCTTCGCGGTGATCGCGTCGTAAATGGACTGGCCGATGTCCGTGCCCGTGATCGCCAGGACGATCGCCACGACCACGGCGATGATGCCCAGGTACTCCACCGCGGTCTGGCCGCTGTCGTTGCGGCGCGCTCGGGACTGGACACGGGCGACGACCGTGTTGATCCACTGGGTCATGCTGTTCCCCTCCGGGTGTCGCGTGACCGGCTCGCTGGGTGCCGGTGCCGCTGTCGGCACCCTGAGCGTAGGCCTCGACGCCCGTTCCGGTAGAGGGCCTGCGGGCCCAATCCCGGGCCCAATTCCGGACCGCACGGCCGTTTTGTCGCGCCCTCGTCACACGTCACCCCACCCCTCGGTGTGCGGCGCCGGGGGCCGTGCCCAGCCACGTGGCGGTGGCTTCGGAGCGGCTGGCGCTGTGGAGCTTCGCGAAGATGCGGTTGATGTGGTTCTTGACCGTCTTCTCGCTGATGAAACAAGTGGCGGCGATCTGCTGGTTGTTCATGCCCGATGCGATGAGGTCCATGATCTCCGCCTCCCTCGCGCTGAGCCGGCTTCTCGTGCCGGGTTGCTGTTCCCGCTCCCGCTCCCGGATCGACTGTCCCACAAGTGGTTGCATCTGCGAAAGCGGATTCGTTGAAGTGTCAGAAAATGGGGGTGGTGAGTCCGTTTCACCGTGTGCAGTCGCATCGGGGTAGAGGTGTGCCATCACCACCGTCGCCGCCGTCGGAGTGAGGTGGGCGCGGCCCCGGGTGATGTCCCGTACCGCCGACGCCAGTTCCTCCGCGGTGAACTCGCCGTGGACCAGGTATCCGCCGGCTCCACCCCGCAGGGCCGCCTGGACGACCTCGGCCTCGTGGCTGTACGTCAGCATCACGACCCGCGTGATCCGCGCCAGGTACGGAAGGGCCGTGAGGCCGTCGACGCCGGGCATACGGACGTCCAGGAGGACGACGTCGGGGCGGTGCCGCACCGCGGCCTCGTAGGCATCACGGCCGTCCGCCGCCTCCGCGACGACCGTGATGCCCTCCCGGCCGGAGAGGAGAGCGGTCAGGCCCGCGCGGACCACGGGGTTGTCATCGGCCACGACGACGCGCACGGGGGCGGGACGGGAAGCAGGCGGGAAGAGCGGCTGCACCCGGGCGGGGGGTGCGGGTGGGTCCGGCATGGCGTGGCTTTCCTTCGGATGCGGGAGGTCGTTCACGGGCGGGACGCCGTCAGGGGGAGTTCCAGGCGGACTTCGGTGCCCTCGGGGTGGGCGCCGCGGCCGATCTGGATGCGGGCGCCGATGACGGCGGCCCGCTCCACCATGCCGACCAGACCGAAGTGACCGGACCGGCGCAGTTCTTCGAGTGTGGTGCCGTCGGGCAGACCGCGGCCGTCGTCGTAGACGCTGATGCGCAGGCGGTCGCCGTGGACGCCCGCGTGGACGGCGACGCGGGTCGGGTCGGCATGGCGGCGCACGTTGTCCATGGCCTCCGAGGTGATCGTGAGGAGGTGACGGGCCACGGCGGGCGGCACGGGAAGCGTCGTCCGGTCACCGGTGGCGTGGTAGCTGGCCGCCAGGCCCGTACGGGCGGCGAAGTCCCGGGTGCGGGCGGCCAGTTCGGGCAGGACGTCAATTCCCCGAGCGGAGCCCTCCGGTTCCTCGCGGCGCAGGTCGGTGAGGAGTTCGCGGGACTCCGCGGCGGCCTGACGTGAGGCGCGCGCGATCAGTTCGGCGTGCCGGCGCACCTGGGCGGGGTCCGTGTCGGGCGAGCCCGCGGAGCGGGCCAGGGCATCCGCGGCGAGCGCCACGCCGTGCAGCGTCTTGGCCACCGAGTCGTGCATCTCCCGGGCCAGCCGCGCACGTTCCTCGGCGACCGCCTCGGTGACGGCGAGGCGTGCCTTGACCTCGGTCAGGGCGAGCGTCGCCGCGCCGAAGCGGAGCATCAGCCCGCGCAGGGTGGAGCCCATCGCCCCCGTGATGACGCAGAGGCCGGGCAGCAGCAGCCGTTCCGCCACGCTCACGTCCGGCCCGTGCCGCAGCGCCGCGTGGACGATCAGCAGGATCAGCGACTGGAGAGAGGCGAAGCAGGCGGCGCCCCGCCAGCCGTAGACGATGCCTGCCAGCAGGGGGGTGCAGACGCTGACGTAGGCGAGCGTCGTGCCGGGGCCCGCGGAGACCAGCAACAGAGCCCCGAGGAGGGTGTCCGCGACGAGCAGTGAGGGGTGCTTCAGCAGGAGGGGGCCGAAGCGTTCCCAGTCGCGGAAGAGGACGTACGAGCCCATGAAGGTGACGACGACCGCCGCCCCCACCAGTCGGACGCCCATTCCCGGGGCCGCGTTGAGAAGGGCTGCCGGGGCCGCGACGGCGATCATGGCCAGCCGGAAGCCGAAGACCTGCCGGGACATCGCCTGCAACGCGTTGACCTGGATCGGGATGGGAGTGGGCGGATCCGTCGGCGGCTCATGCACCCGCCTCCTCGCCAGCCGGCCACGCATCTTGGTGAACGCTGCCGCCGCCACCGCCTTCCCCGCCGTCGGCACCGCTTTCCCCGCCGCCGTCGTCATCGCGGTCGTCGCTGTCGCGGTCGTCGCCGTGGCTGCCGTGGCCGTCGCGGCCGTCACGGTGGTCGCTTCCGTCGTCGCCGTCATCGCCGTCATCGCCGTCATCGCCGTCACCCACCCGCTAGTCGCCCGTGAGGGGGCTGAAGTCCGTGCCGGAGCCGAGGAGCAGGCCCGCGCCGAGCAGAAGCATCGTCGCCGGGACCATGAACGTGGTGATCATCAATGTGGCCCTCGGGACCGCCCGGGCGGCCTTGCGACGGGCGTTCTGGGCGTCGGTGCGGCGCATGTCCTTGGCGATCGACACGAGCGTGTCCACGATCGGCGCTCCGAGCTCCTCGCCCTGCTGGAGCGCGGTGACGAACATGGCCACCTGCTCGGAGTCGTTGCGTCGGCGCAGTTCGGCGAAGGCCTGCCGCCGGCTCACCCCGAGGTCCATCTGCCGCAGGGTGATGCGGATCTCGTCCGCCCAGGGCCCTTCGTACTTCGACGCGA includes:
- a CDS encoding PhoH family protein codes for the protein MVTSTKRRMPDRRTYVLDTSVLLADPNALTRFDEHEVVLPIVVVTELEAKRHHPELGYFARQALRLLDDYRVKFGRLDAPIPIGELGGTVRVELNHSDPSVLPTGYRLGDNDSRILAVARNLQAEGFDVTVVSKDLPLRIKASSVGLLAEEYRAELAITGSSGWTGMSELTLSGEQVDILFEVGHIHVPEVAGLPVHTGLTIQSERGKALGRVTADGDVRLVRGDREAFGIKGRSAEQRIALDLLLDPDVGILSMGGRAGTGKSALALCAGLEAVLERRQHQKVMVFRPLYAVGGQELGYLPGSEADKMGPWAQAVFDTLSAVTSRDVIEEVTARGMLEVLPLTHIRGRSLHDAFVIVDEAQSLERNVLLTVLSRIGANSRVVLTHDVAQRDNLRVGRYDGVVAVVEKLKGHPLFAHVTLNRSERSQIAALVTEMLEDGQI
- a CDS encoding isoprenyl transferase, whose product is MNLRDKLRGLLVRLYARRVEGHLDHAQVPKHIGVIMDGNRRWAKASGSTTEHGHRAGADKIEEFLGWCTETDVEVVTLWLLSTDNLDRPQEELVPLLGIIEDVVRTLAADGRWRVHHVGTPDILPSHVQTALKEAEDSTAHVDGILVNVAIGYGGRQEIADAVRSMIVDAADRGTSMEELADSVSVDLISRHLYTGAQPDPDLVIRTSGEQRLSGFMLWQTAHAEYYFCEVFWPAFRKVDFLRALRDYAARHRRYGG
- a CDS encoding methyltransferase domain-containing protein; translation: MKDDKRDGPDGDTAFEDLVAEGAAVPTEGWDFSWFEGRATEARPSWGYALSLAGRLAGAHAALDVQTGGGEVLDFALERAAPDAPVLTVATEGWPANAAKATALLRPRGIAVVACPEDAPLPFADAAFDLVSSRHPVRPAWHEIVRVLRPGGTYFAQHVGPRSVFELVEYFLGPQPEAVSSNRHPDRERADAEAAGLEIVDVRAERLRVEFHDIAAVVHFLRKVVWMVPGFTVAAYRPRLRELHEQIVADGSFVAHSTRHLVEARRP
- a CDS encoding DUF192 domain-containing protein, producing MRRWHDGRGRLTVHGGGGAAAVVPLEVAASYRARTRGLLGRDAVDGALLLSPASGIHTFRMRIPIDVAYLTGDLTVLAVRTMRPGRLGLPRLRARHVLEAAAGAMAGWGVQAGARVTVEVDETRRAADG
- a CDS encoding dihydrofolate reductase family protein codes for the protein MRKIVLMMSVSLDGYIEGPGHDISWHRVDEELHRHMNDVVRGLGGLLSGRITHELMAGFWPTFDSGPDVDPDGAMAEFAGIWREIPKYVYSRTLQHADWNTVIVREVVPDEVRALSRQPGGDLGLGGADLAAAFLDHDLVDEIRLYVHPVLIGRGKPLFPHRDALTPLTLVESHTFGNGVVLLHYQRASEEGEQTDGETPPA
- a CDS encoding GntR family transcriptional regulator, giving the protein MVDIPEGYGPDDELDSEAADPLYLQLAAVLISRIESGTYPLGRAVPGVDRLMQEFGIARGTARKTLVLLAELRYVRTVVGKGSFVIEREPGEPPAPRTQEKDQPDD
- a CDS encoding OmpA family protein, giving the protein MPRTGTRPLPSRLTLAVLAVAAVLVAPAPAQADTPSVPPGTEPTASAPVEVDRNDPDLKLPEGGTLAEPKVLDIKQVVEDETGDERREDTNADVTFALQAEVLFGKDSAKLGAEAKARITTIAAEIKKQNTTLVRVFGFTDNLGSSAHGDVLSKQRADAVQAELAGELNDPKITFEVRGYGEQYPISDNSTEAGRKKNRRVEVTFPRTAN
- a CDS encoding pilus assembly protein TadG-related protein; protein product: MRPPRRRGDAGQAFPIYITVVAGLLFLAFAYLAVGQAAANRNGAQTAADAAALAAAQDTRDQLAELWLLNLKDPTKWSDIFHGIAAGLTPSCWRAYDLAAQNDAGVSSCQQDGLRFTVGVRTDKTVGDSIVPGTENVRSKATASAEIDPLCTFELPGEDAEDDVLPPLSCDDGNWTPDPDHPADLPKAQDLFRVHLVD
- a CDS encoding Flp family type IVb pilin; protein product: MTQWINTVVARVQSRARRNDSGQTAVEYLGIIAVVVAIVLAITGTDIGQSIYDAITAKIAEVTGG
- a CDS encoding response regulator transcription factor → MPDPPAPPARVQPLFPPASRPAPVRVVVADDNPVVRAGLTALLSGREGITVVAEAADGRDAYEAAVRHRPDVVLLDVRMPGVDGLTALPYLARITRVVMLTYSHEAEVVQAALRGGAGGYLVHGEFTAEELASAVRDITRGRAHLTPTAATVVMAHLYPDATAHGETDSPPPFSDTSTNPLSQMQPLVGQSIREREREQQPGTRSRLSAREAEIMDLIASGMNNQQIAATCFISEKTVKNHINRIFAKLHSASRSEATATWLGTAPGAAHRGVG
- a CDS encoding sensor histidine kinase, which translates into the protein MTAMTAMTATTEATTVTAATATAATATTATATTAMTTAAGKAVPTAGKAVAAAAFTKMRGRLARRRVHEPPTDPPTPIPIQVNALQAMSRQVFGFRLAMIAVAAPAALLNAAPGMGVRLVGAAVVVTFMGSYVLFRDWERFGPLLLKHPSLLVADTLLGALLLVSAGPGTTLAYVSVCTPLLAGIVYGWRGAACFASLQSLILLIVHAALRHGPDVSVAERLLLPGLCVITGAMGSTLRGLMLRFGAATLALTEVKARLAVTEAVAEERARLAREMHDSVAKTLHGVALAADALARSAGSPDTDPAQVRRHAELIARASRQAAAESRELLTDLRREEPEGSARGIDVLPELAARTRDFAARTGLAASYHATGDRTTLPVPPAVARHLLTITSEAMDNVRRHADPTRVAVHAGVHGDRLRISVYDDGRGLPDGTTLEELRRSGHFGLVGMVERAAVIGARIQIGRGAHPEGTEVRLELPLTASRP